In Ensifer canadensis, a genomic segment contains:
- a CDS encoding LysR family transcriptional regulator, whose amino-acid sequence MNMMLRHALPLLEMDVLKTFVAIAETGNFTTAAETVYRTPSAVSMQIKKLEEQLGCTLFLRDARSVSLTPKGEMLLGFARRLLALNNETVSRFLLPDMNGVVRVGAPEDVGERILPEVLKRFAESYPNVTVDVSIGMSGAMRKRVDEHRLDIAIFNSLTDVAPKNGEILMQEKLVWAGVKCGNAHLKDPLPVSMWEDGCVWRADAVEKLSRAGRRFRIAFLSAYTTGQRAAVLAGLAIAPLPRYLVQGEMVQLGERDGLPDLGHYDIGLQVIDDAPAPVLAVADHVRDAFAELRIQSGEARLATAVA is encoded by the coding sequence ATGAACATGATGCTGCGCCATGCGCTTCCGCTCCTGGAAATGGATGTGTTGAAAACCTTCGTCGCCATCGCCGAAACGGGCAACTTCACCACCGCGGCCGAAACGGTCTATCGCACGCCGTCGGCGGTCTCGATGCAGATCAAGAAGCTGGAAGAGCAGCTCGGCTGCACGCTGTTCCTGCGCGATGCGCGTTCGGTGTCGCTGACGCCCAAGGGCGAGATGCTCTTGGGCTTTGCCCGCCGCCTGCTGGCGCTCAACAACGAGACGGTGTCTCGCTTCCTGCTGCCCGACATGAACGGCGTCGTGCGTGTCGGCGCGCCCGAGGATGTCGGCGAGCGCATTCTGCCGGAAGTGTTGAAGCGCTTTGCCGAATCCTATCCGAACGTCACGGTCGACGTCTCGATCGGCATGAGCGGCGCCATGCGCAAGCGCGTCGACGAGCACCGTCTCGACATCGCGATCTTCAACAGCCTGACCGACGTCGCGCCGAAGAACGGCGAGATCCTGATGCAGGAGAAGCTGGTCTGGGCCGGCGTCAAATGCGGCAATGCGCATCTTAAGGATCCGCTGCCGGTGTCGATGTGGGAGGACGGTTGCGTCTGGCGGGCCGATGCGGTGGAAAAGCTGTCGCGCGCCGGCCGCCGGTTCCGCATTGCCTTTCTCAGCGCCTATACCACGGGCCAGCGTGCCGCCGTGCTCGCGGGCCTCGCGATTGCCCCGCTGCCGCGCTACCTCGTCCAGGGTGAGATGGTGCAGCTCGGCGAGCGTGACGGCCTACCGGATCTCGGCCATTACGACATCGGCTTGCAGGTGATCGACGATGCGCCGGCGCCGGTGCTGGCTGTCGCAGATCATGTTCGCGACGCATTCGCGGAACTGAGGATCCAGTCGGGAGAGGCGCGGCTTGCAACAGCGGTTGCCTGA